A single region of the Nitrospira sp. genome encodes:
- a CDS encoding aminoacyl-tRNA hydrolase has translation MRLLVGLGNPGAEYAETRHNIGCWVIERAAVRWSIRLTRKGAAQRGSGRAGSKLVELAETLDWMNLSGPPLKGLLRELGLTPDALVVVHDDLDLEPGRLRIRRDGGSGGHNGIKSVIEALGTPQFVRLKIGVGRPAPRQDTADYVLEPLSLEERASYEPCLERAVDALELLLNRDIATAMNQFNVREKAEGA, from the coding sequence TTGCGCCTGCTCGTTGGATTGGGCAATCCCGGAGCTGAGTATGCCGAGACCCGGCACAACATCGGCTGCTGGGTGATCGAACGGGCGGCGGTGCGCTGGTCGATACGTCTCACCAGGAAGGGCGCGGCCCAGCGAGGCTCGGGTCGCGCCGGCTCCAAACTCGTCGAGCTGGCCGAAACACTCGACTGGATGAATCTCAGCGGTCCTCCCCTGAAAGGTCTCCTTCGCGAGCTCGGTCTTACCCCTGATGCCCTCGTTGTCGTGCACGACGATCTGGATCTGGAACCAGGCCGTTTGCGCATCAGGCGGGACGGCGGAAGCGGTGGTCACAATGGTATCAAGTCTGTGATCGAAGCGCTGGGGACGCCGCAGTTCGTCCGTCTGAAGATCGGCGTGGGCCGACCGGCGCCGAGGCAAGATACCGCGGACTATGTGCTGGAGCCGCTCTCCCTGGAAGAACGCGCCTCGTATGAGCCCTGCCTGGAACGGGCGGTCGATGCCCTCGAACTGCTGCTCAACCGCGATATCGCAACTGCCATGAATCAGTTCAATGTGCGGGAAAAGGCAGAGGGCGCATAA